The genomic window TCGTGCCGTAACCAGTGCCGTGCGAATCGGGCAGTTATCGGCATCGAACTCCGCCTGAAGCCGCTGCAGTGCCTCGAGGAACCCCTTGAACGGACCGCCGCCCAGGGGCTGCTGTGCTGAGGCACGCTCGGAAGCGGTGAAGGCTTCGAGACCCTGGCGCTTGAAAATCTGCTCAGCCTCGTCGGAGAACAACACTGCGTCACCATCGAAGGCAAAACGGAGCGTGTCATCTTCGCGCTGGCGAGAACCTCCGGCCACCAACGTTGCCGCGGCAACCCCCTGCTCCAGTGCATGACGTACATCGCGGCCATCGCTGGAAAGGAACAGGTCACAGCCGAAGGGGGCAATGTAACGATAGGGACTTTCCCCATTGCAGAAGGCTGCACGGGTGATATTGAGCCCGTAATGCTCGATGGAATTGAATACTCGCAGCCCGGTATCGGCACTGTTGCGGGAGAGAAGGATCACCTCTACCCTTGGCTCGCCTTCCAACCGTTTGTTGATCTGCAGGAATTTCTTGACCAGCGGAAAGGCATCTCCCTTCGGCAGCACTTCATTTTCCCGCTCCACCTGGTGGGAAGAAAACGCCTCAAGACCCTGCTCTTCAAATACCTGATGGCTCTCGCGCAGATCAAATAATGCACGAGAAGAAATCGCGATCACCAGCTTGTTGGCGAGCTGCATGTCAGGGCGCCTCCACGTCG from Microbulbifer aggregans includes these protein-coding regions:
- a CDS encoding 5'-nucleotidase, with product MQLANKLVIAISSRALFDLRESHQVFEEQGLEAFSSHQVERENEVLPKGDAFPLVKKFLQINKRLEGEPRVEVILLSRNSADTGLRVFNSIEHYGLNITRAAFCNGESPYRYIAPFGCDLFLSSDGRDVRHALEQGVAAATLVAGGSRQREDDTLRFAFDGDAVLFSDEAEQIFKRQGLEAFTASERASAQQPLGGGPFKGFLEALQRLQAEFDADNCPIRTALVTARSAPAHERVIRTLRAWNIRLDESVFLGGLPKGEFLRAFGADVFFDDQPNHCASAAEHVATGHVPHGIANEEPS